A stretch of Metabacillus sp. FJAT-52054 DNA encodes these proteins:
- the mtnA gene encoding S-methyl-5-thioribose-1-phosphate isomerase produces the protein MTKHSFTIPRSVEWKETYISLLDQQKLPGITEYIELNSIQEVWHAIQTLKVRGAPAIGIAAAFGLALSASRYGESDINSFLAKLHEEKDYLAGSRPTAVNLAWALNRLTASCSQVKSVNEAKTNLIHEAIQIQVEDGETCRQIGQHALKLFNKSDRIMTICNAGSIATARYGTALAPFYLAKEQDFPLQVYACETRPVLQGARLTAWELMQAGVDVTLITDNMAAFTIQQKNISAIITGADRIARNGDTANKIGTYNLAILAKAFEIPFYIAAPLSTFDFSIDSGAEIPIEERDSREITEIAGTRIAPEGIEVYNPAFDVTPADLISGIVTEKGVLTGDLKAGIKELFADKVR, from the coding sequence ATGACAAAACACTCTTTCACAATCCCCCGTTCTGTAGAATGGAAGGAAACCTATATTTCTTTGCTAGACCAGCAAAAGCTGCCTGGAATTACCGAATACATTGAATTAAATTCAATCCAGGAGGTCTGGCATGCTATCCAAACCTTGAAGGTCAGAGGGGCACCGGCAATCGGCATTGCAGCTGCATTCGGACTTGCGCTGTCTGCATCACGTTACGGGGAATCAGACATTAATTCTTTCCTGGCTAAACTCCATGAGGAAAAAGACTATCTGGCTGGATCACGGCCAACAGCTGTTAATCTTGCCTGGGCACTCAACCGTTTAACCGCCTCCTGCAGCCAGGTGAAATCGGTGAATGAAGCCAAAACCAATCTGATCCATGAAGCCATCCAAATTCAGGTAGAGGATGGGGAAACATGCAGGCAAATTGGACAGCATGCATTAAAGCTCTTTAATAAAAGTGACCGCATTATGACGATTTGCAACGCTGGTTCCATTGCTACAGCCCGTTACGGGACCGCTCTTGCACCCTTTTATTTAGCGAAGGAACAGGATTTTCCGCTTCAGGTATATGCCTGCGAAACCCGGCCTGTCCTTCAGGGGGCAAGGCTGACGGCTTGGGAACTGATGCAGGCTGGAGTCGATGTCACACTCATTACCGACAACATGGCTGCCTTCACAATTCAGCAGAAGAACATTTCCGCCATCATTACCGGGGCCGACCGAATCGCCCGCAATGGAGATACAGCCAATAAAATCGGCACATATAACCTGGCCATACTCGCTAAGGCCTTTGAAATCCCATTTTACATTGCAGCCCCCCTCTCCACGTTTGACTTCAGCATCGATTCCGGTGCAGAAATACCGATTGAAGAGAGAGATTCAAGAGAAATCACGGAGATTGCAGGCACAAGAATTGCACCTGAAGGAATAGAGGTTTATAACCCTGCATTTGATGTTACCCCAGCAGATTTAATATCAGGCATTGTTACGGAAAAAGGCGTTCTTACCGGGGATTTAAAGGCTGGAATCAAGGAGCTGTTTGCTGATAAAGTACGCTGA
- the mtnK gene encoding S-methyl-5-thioribose kinase, with protein MAIANTSLYEPLIESTASALAVRLGLFEDNLVLNCEEIGDGNLNLVFHITDPKSGKGVILKQALPYAKVIGESWPLTLDRARIESSALVKQAELAPGLVPEVYYTDQTLAITVMEDLSHLQIARKALMDRKKLPLLAEHIGTFLARTLFYTSDFALKPHVKKRLVKQFTNPDLCKITEDFVFTDPFFDFESNDFEPELREAAEKLWEDTHVKLEVAKLKRKFLTEAEALLHGDLHTGSIFVSETETKVIDPEFAFFGPIGFDPGQFIANLLLNALSREEQDQDFIFEAIEKAWNTFEVEFSAAWKKDSLERFSEVEGYLEHTLEQIFEDTIGFAGCEVIRRTIGLAHVADLDTIEPYSRRIESKIQALELGKKLIKNRLNINEPGQLKRFFRHAIAR; from the coding sequence ATGGCAATCGCAAATACATCGCTTTACGAACCGCTTATTGAAAGCACTGCCTCAGCACTTGCAGTAAGGCTTGGACTTTTTGAAGACAATCTTGTTCTTAATTGTGAGGAAATCGGAGATGGAAACTTGAATCTCGTATTCCATATAACCGATCCAAAATCGGGCAAAGGAGTTATATTGAAGCAGGCCCTCCCTTATGCAAAAGTAATCGGCGAATCGTGGCCGCTTACATTGGACCGGGCAAGAATCGAAAGCAGCGCCCTTGTTAAACAGGCAGAGCTTGCTCCGGGATTGGTTCCTGAAGTTTATTACACTGACCAGACACTTGCCATTACTGTAATGGAGGATCTTTCACATTTGCAGATTGCAAGAAAAGCACTGATGGATAGAAAAAAACTTCCGCTGCTCGCTGAACATATCGGAACGTTTTTGGCCCGTACACTTTTTTACACAAGCGATTTCGCCCTGAAACCACATGTTAAAAAACGGCTTGTTAAGCAATTTACGAATCCTGATTTATGCAAAATCACCGAGGATTTCGTTTTTACGGATCCCTTCTTCGACTTTGAATCCAATGATTTTGAACCGGAGCTTCGGGAGGCTGCTGAAAAACTTTGGGAGGATACACACGTAAAGCTCGAAGTTGCTAAATTGAAAAGAAAGTTTTTGACGGAGGCAGAAGCACTTCTTCACGGGGATCTTCACACAGGCAGTATTTTTGTAAGTGAGACGGAAACAAAGGTTATTGATCCTGAATTTGCTTTCTTTGGACCGATTGGATTTGATCCGGGCCAATTCATCGCAAATCTGCTTCTCAACGCGTTATCTCGAGAAGAACAGGATCAGGATTTTATTTTCGAGGCCATTGAAAAAGCCTGGAACACATTTGAAGTGGAATTTTCGGCAGCGTGGAAAAAGGACAGCTTAGAGCGTTTTTCGGAAGTAGAGGGCTATCTTGAGCATACGCTGGAGCAAATTTTTGAGGATACGATCGGATTTGCAGGGTGTGAAGTCATCCGCAGAACAATCGGGCTTGCCCACGTTGCAGATCTCGATACCATTGAGCCCTACAGCCGCAGAATAGAATCAAAAATCCAGGCACTGGAATTAGGGAAAAAATTAATCAAAAACCGCCTCAACATCAATGAGCCTGGCCAGCTAAAACGCTTTTTCCGGCATGCAATTGCCCGTTAA
- a CDS encoding carbon-nitrogen family hydrolase, which produces MKRTICCIQFDIAFGDPEENKKRVSLAMEEAISKEAPDFLILPELWNTGYDLTRLEVIADEEGIDSKAFLSELARKHSVNLIAGSIAKKSGHEVTNTMLIFDREGNLIHEYSKLHLFKLMDEHHYLTGGRESGLFMLDGVHCAGFICYDIRFPEWMREHAANGAEVLFVAAEWPLPRLHHWRSLLIARAIENQAYVVACNRSGSDPNNQFAGHSLVIDPWGNVIAEAGESEEILSAELDFNEIAGIRKQIPVFQDRRPEFYQSFVKRD; this is translated from the coding sequence ATGAAACGAACCATTTGCTGCATACAATTCGATATTGCCTTTGGGGATCCTGAAGAGAATAAAAAGCGTGTGTCTCTTGCAATGGAAGAGGCAATAAGTAAAGAAGCGCCGGACTTTCTCATTCTTCCGGAATTGTGGAATACAGGCTACGATTTGACAAGACTTGAAGTCATCGCAGATGAAGAAGGCATTGACTCTAAAGCTTTCCTTTCAGAGCTTGCAAGAAAGCACAGCGTTAATTTGATAGCGGGGTCCATTGCGAAAAAATCCGGCCATGAAGTAACCAATACGATGCTTATCTTTGATCGTGAAGGAAATCTGATTCATGAATACAGTAAGCTGCATTTATTTAAGCTGATGGATGAACATCATTATCTGACAGGCGGGAGAGAAAGCGGGCTATTTATGTTAGACGGTGTACACTGTGCAGGGTTTATCTGCTATGACATCCGTTTTCCGGAATGGATGCGCGAGCATGCCGCAAATGGTGCAGAGGTGCTCTTTGTTGCTGCAGAGTGGCCACTTCCGCGCCTTCACCACTGGAGATCCCTTCTTATAGCGAGAGCCATTGAAAATCAGGCATATGTTGTTGCCTGCAACCGCTCCGGTTCTGATCCTAATAATCAGTTTGCCGGTCATTCACTCGTCATTGATCCATGGGGAAATGTAATAGCTGAAGCTGGGGAGAGTGAAGAAATACTGAGTGCGGAATTGGATTTTAATGAAATTGCGGGGATTCGAAAACAAATTCCTGTTTTTCAGGACCGGCGTCCGGAATTTTATCAATCATTTGTAAAAAGGGATTGA
- a CDS encoding pyridoxal phosphate-dependent aminotransferase gives MKFFEPSRLLNRLPEQFFASLAQKAAAKVKAGHDIINLGQGNPDQPTPEHIVQALQKASGDPANHKYSPFRGKQSLKEAAAGFYEREYGVTLDPETEIAVLFGGKAGLVELPQCLMNPGEIALIPDPGYPDYWSGVEMAEAKMHTMPLLEKNQFLPDYTEIPSAILDSAKLMFLNYPNNPTGAAANKAFFEKTVDLANKHHICTVHDFAYGAIGFDGEKPVSFLQTPGAKEVGIEIYTLSKTFNMAGWRVAFAAGNPSVINAINLYQDHMYVSVFGAVQDAAEAALLDERGSTQKLVQMYEKRRNTLVNAFRGIGWDIQAPKGSFFAWLKVPDGYTSQEFSDILLEKAHVVTAPGNGFGQYGEGYLRVGLLTDELRIEEAAARISKLGIFVTAD, from the coding sequence ATGAAGTTTTTTGAACCATCGCGCTTGCTTAATCGCTTGCCTGAGCAATTTTTTGCCTCGTTAGCACAGAAGGCGGCTGCCAAAGTGAAAGCCGGGCATGACATAATCAACCTCGGCCAGGGGAATCCTGATCAGCCCACCCCTGAGCATATTGTACAAGCACTACAAAAGGCTTCGGGTGATCCGGCCAATCATAAGTACTCTCCATTCAGAGGAAAACAATCACTAAAGGAAGCAGCCGCAGGATTTTACGAAAGAGAATACGGGGTTACATTGGATCCAGAAACGGAAATTGCGGTCCTTTTTGGAGGGAAAGCAGGTCTTGTGGAGCTTCCTCAATGTCTGATGAATCCAGGGGAGATTGCTCTCATACCGGATCCAGGGTATCCGGATTACTGGTCTGGAGTCGAAATGGCAGAAGCGAAGATGCACACGATGCCATTGCTTGAGAAAAATCAGTTTTTGCCGGACTATACGGAAATTCCGTCTGCCATTTTGGACTCTGCGAAGCTTATGTTCCTGAACTATCCAAACAACCCAACAGGAGCTGCCGCGAATAAAGCGTTTTTTGAAAAGACGGTTGACCTGGCCAATAAGCATCATATTTGCACCGTGCATGACTTCGCATACGGAGCCATTGGTTTTGATGGAGAAAAACCCGTCAGTTTCCTCCAGACACCTGGCGCAAAGGAAGTCGGAATTGAAATTTATACGCTTTCCAAGACATTCAATATGGCAGGATGGAGGGTGGCCTTTGCGGCAGGTAATCCATCCGTCATAAATGCAATCAATTTATATCAAGACCATATGTATGTTAGTGTGTTTGGTGCGGTTCAGGATGCAGCTGAGGCAGCGCTGCTCGATGAGAGAGGCAGCACACAAAAACTTGTCCAAATGTATGAGAAACGAAGAAATACACTGGTAAACGCTTTTCGCGGCATTGGCTGGGATATTCAGGCGCCGAAGGGAAGTTTTTTCGCCTGGCTTAAGGTGCCGGATGGATACACATCACAGGAGTTTTCCGATATTCTTTTAGAGAAAGCGCATGTAGTCACCGCACCGGGCAATGGCTTTGGGCAATATGGAGAAGGATATCTCCGAGTTGGTTTGCTGACAGATGAATTACGGATTGAGGAAGCAGCTGCCCGCATTTCAAAGCTTGGGATATTTGTGACGGCCGATTAA
- a CDS encoding 2,3-diketo-5-methylthiopentyl-1-phosphate enolase — MSEIIATYLVHDRKGNLEKKAEGIALGLTIGSWTDLPELEKEQLKKHKGTVISAEELEKDTDLEGKYTKGLIKIAYPSVNFSSDLPAILTTVFGKLSLDGEVKLLDLDFSDSLAKHFPGPKFGIEGIRERINVYNRPLLMSIFKGVIGKDLHYLEEQLFDQLAGGMDLVKDDEILFENPLTPFFERVKRGGQIIKQLKEETGKNALYAVNLTGRTSEIRDKARFAAEAGATALLFNVHAYGLDVLQSLAEDDEVPVPIMAHPAVSGAFAASDRYGFSYSLILGKLIRAAGADFSLFPSPYGSVALKRKEALGIAEECTVSSPFKKVFPVPSAGIHPGLVPVIMKDFGNDSIINAGGGIHGHPNGAKGGAAAFRSAVDAVLEGITLEEKARTNEHLEKALKLWGQYEAAK, encoded by the coding sequence ATGAGTGAAATTATCGCAACCTATCTTGTTCATGACCGGAAGGGAAATTTAGAAAAAAAAGCAGAAGGAATTGCTCTTGGACTGACAATCGGTTCCTGGACTGATTTGCCCGAGCTTGAAAAAGAGCAGCTGAAAAAGCATAAGGGAACCGTCATTTCAGCGGAAGAACTGGAGAAAGACACAGATCTTGAAGGAAAGTATACAAAGGGTCTTATTAAAATTGCTTATCCTTCAGTCAATTTCAGTTCCGACCTGCCGGCCATATTAACCACGGTTTTCGGGAAACTTTCATTGGACGGTGAAGTGAAGCTATTAGACTTAGACTTTTCTGATTCATTGGCAAAGCATTTTCCAGGGCCTAAATTTGGCATTGAAGGAATTAGAGAGAGGATTAACGTATATAACCGGCCGCTCCTAATGAGCATTTTTAAAGGGGTGATTGGCAAGGATTTACATTATTTAGAGGAGCAGCTGTTTGATCAGCTTGCCGGCGGGATGGATTTAGTAAAGGATGATGAAATTCTCTTTGAAAATCCGCTGACTCCATTTTTTGAAAGAGTGAAGCGAGGCGGCCAAATCATAAAGCAGCTGAAGGAAGAGACAGGAAAGAATGCTCTATATGCTGTCAATCTTACAGGAAGAACGTCTGAAATCCGCGACAAAGCGAGATTCGCTGCAGAGGCTGGAGCCACTGCTTTACTATTCAATGTTCATGCTTACGGGCTCGATGTCTTGCAATCACTGGCAGAGGATGATGAAGTACCGGTTCCTATCATGGCTCATCCTGCTGTGAGCGGGGCGTTCGCAGCATCAGACCGATATGGGTTCTCGTATTCTCTAATTCTGGGAAAGCTAATCCGCGCGGCTGGAGCAGATTTTTCTTTATTTCCGTCTCCATACGGCAGTGTGGCACTGAAGAGAAAAGAGGCCCTCGGAATAGCTGAGGAATGTACAGTCTCCTCTCCATTTAAAAAAGTATTTCCAGTACCTTCAGCTGGAATACATCCTGGACTGGTGCCGGTTATCATGAAGGATTTTGGAAATGACAGCATCATCAATGCGGGGGGCGGGATTCATGGCCATCCGAACGGGGCTAAAGGAGGAGCAGCAGCATTTCGTTCAGCCGTTGATGCGGTTCTTGAAGGCATAACACTTGAAGAAAAAGCAAGGACGAATGAGCACCTGGAAAAGGCCCTAAAGCTCTGGGGCCAGTACGAGGCGGCAAAATGA
- a CDS encoding 2-hydroxy-3-keto-5-methylthiopentenyl-1-phosphate phosphatase yields MKPVIFCDFDGTITKNDNIIEIMKQFAPPEWEELKNQVLNRTISVKEGVGKMFSLLPSSKREEITAYVLNQAEIREGFIEFAAYAKEQRIELYIVSGGIDFFVHPLLTSQIEQQKIYCNEADFHGEQILIQWPHPCDADSGCEMECGCCKPSIIRGIASADQEIIVIGDSVTDLEAAKMADFVIARDYLLDKVKEQYLSFEPFETFHDVVSILEKRRVSV; encoded by the coding sequence ATGAAGCCAGTCATATTTTGCGACTTCGATGGAACCATCACAAAAAATGACAACATTATCGAAATCATGAAGCAGTTTGCCCCTCCTGAATGGGAGGAGCTAAAGAATCAGGTCCTTAATCGAACCATTTCAGTTAAAGAAGGGGTCGGCAAAATGTTTTCCCTGCTGCCTTCTTCTAAACGAGAAGAAATCACCGCTTATGTTTTAAATCAAGCCGAAATTCGGGAAGGATTTATTGAATTTGCAGCCTATGCAAAAGAGCAGAGGATCGAATTGTACATTGTAAGCGGAGGAATTGATTTTTTTGTTCATCCTCTTCTTACTAGTCAAATTGAGCAGCAAAAAATCTATTGCAATGAGGCGGACTTTCATGGGGAACAAATCCTTATTCAATGGCCGCATCCATGTGATGCAGACAGCGGGTGTGAAATGGAGTGCGGCTGCTGCAAACCCTCCATCATTCGAGGTATTGCCAGCGCTGATCAGGAAATTATTGTAATCGGAGATTCTGTTACCGACCTGGAAGCAGCAAAAATGGCTGACTTTGTCATTGCAAGGGACTATTTGCTGGATAAGGTGAAAGAACAGTATTTATCATTCGAACCGTTTGAAACATTCCATGATGTTGTGAGCATTTTAGAGAAGAGGAGGGTGAGTGTGTGA
- a CDS encoding methylthioribulose 1-phosphate dehydratase, whose protein sequence is MEQRWRELAEVKRELAERDWFPATSGNLAIKTASEPLTFYVTASGKDKRKESSEDFLLVDGSGQPAEETALKPSAETQLHIEVYTRTNAGCSLHVHTVDNNVISELYAHEGQITFTGQEIIKAFGLWDEDASFTIPIIPNHADIPELASVFGQHVHGDAGAVLIRNHGITVWGRNAFEAKKYLEACEFLFSYHLKLKQFSALSIN, encoded by the coding sequence ATGGAACAGCGCTGGCGTGAGCTGGCTGAAGTGAAACGGGAGCTTGCAGAAAGAGACTGGTTTCCTGCTACAAGCGGCAATCTTGCAATCAAAACGGCCAGTGAGCCATTAACCTTTTATGTGACGGCGAGCGGCAAAGATAAGAGGAAGGAAAGTTCGGAGGATTTTTTGCTTGTTGACGGCAGCGGGCAGCCGGCGGAAGAAACAGCATTGAAGCCATCTGCTGAAACTCAGCTTCATATCGAGGTCTATACAAGAACGAACGCTGGATGCAGTTTGCACGTTCATACGGTGGACAACAATGTGATTTCTGAGCTATATGCTCACGAAGGGCAGATAACCTTCACGGGACAGGAAATTATTAAAGCTTTTGGCCTTTGGGACGAAGATGCCTCCTTCACCATTCCCATCATTCCGAATCATGCCGACATTCCCGAGCTCGCCAGCGTATTTGGCCAGCATGTCCATGGAGATGCCGGTGCCGTTCTGATCAGGAATCATGGAATAACTGTATGGGGAAGAAACGCCTTTGAAGCAAAAAAATATTTAGAAGCTTGCGAATTTCTATTCTCGTATCATCTGAAACTCAAGCAATTCAGCGCTTTATCAATTAACTAA
- a CDS encoding cupin domain-containing protein encodes MATIYFQNTGERLSDQDQVAAFLEKQEVIYESWDIQKLPEHLEEKYDLSDEEKEEILQVFKTEIEDISKRRGYQAQDIISLSDKTPNLEELLKNFQQEHHHTDDEVRFIVSGHGVFIIQAKDGSFFNVELVPGDLISVPENIRHYFTLQEDRKVVAVRIFVTKEGWVPIYDKEELEAK; translated from the coding sequence ATGGCAACGATTTATTTTCAAAATACAGGTGAAAGACTCAGCGATCAGGATCAAGTCGCAGCTTTTTTAGAAAAGCAGGAAGTCATTTATGAAAGCTGGGATATTCAAAAGCTTCCAGAACATTTAGAGGAAAAGTATGATTTGTCTGATGAAGAAAAAGAAGAGATCCTGCAAGTTTTCAAAACAGAAATAGAGGATATCTCCAAAAGACGCGGCTATCAGGCGCAGGATATCATTTCACTTTCTGACAAAACTCCTAATCTTGAAGAACTGCTGAAAAATTTCCAACAGGAACACCACCATACAGATGATGAAGTAAGATTCATTGTCAGCGGGCATGGAGTTTTCATTATCCAAGCAAAGGACGGTTCTTTCTTCAATGTTGAGCTCGTACCAGGCGATTTAATTTCCGTTCCTGAAAACATCCGCCACTATTTTACACTTCAGGAAGACCGCAAAGTCGTAGCCGTAAGAATTTTCGTTACAAAAGAGGGCTGGGTGCCGATTTACGATAAAGAAGAATTAGAAGCAAAATAA
- the cbpA gene encoding cyclic di-AMP binding protein CbpA produces MKIRYNYVKKEEVKYCDASSTVKEAYDQLKETGYRSIPVLGDGGKKFAGLIYKVTLLEYYHEMDGKDEDSIASLIKDEDAFILEEESFIKAFLTIKRLPFLAVINEDQEFAGIMTHTNIMEVLEDSFGMKTGGYLMTVATKEHKGAIKELVSTVKDVNIEGMLTLDNGDYLRRIVVNLSHELTEKKLNKIISKLEEKDFRVTSIDDVHKEKAVALKGN; encoded by the coding sequence ATGAAAATCCGTTATAACTATGTGAAAAAAGAAGAGGTAAAGTACTGTGATGCTTCAAGTACTGTAAAGGAAGCATATGATCAATTGAAGGAAACCGGATACAGGAGCATTCCGGTTCTTGGTGACGGCGGAAAAAAATTTGCCGGTTTAATTTATAAAGTAACCCTCCTTGAGTATTATCATGAGATGGATGGAAAAGATGAAGATTCAATTGCGTCGCTTATAAAAGATGAGGATGCATTTATTTTAGAGGAAGAATCCTTTATTAAAGCATTTTTAACGATTAAAAGATTGCCATTTCTAGCTGTCATCAATGAAGATCAGGAGTTCGCTGGAATCATGACGCATACAAATATTATGGAAGTACTGGAGGATTCCTTCGGTATGAAGACAGGCGGATATTTAATGACTGTCGCAACAAAGGAGCATAAGGGAGCGATCAAGGAACTGGTAAGTACCGTAAAGGATGTTAACATAGAGGGAATGCTGACCTTGGATAATGGGGATTATTTGCGGAGAATTGTTGTAAATCTATCGCATGAATTAACGGAAAAGAAGCTGAATAAGATTATCAGCAAGCTGGAAGAAAAGGATTTCCGCGTCACCTCAATTGATGATGTTCATAAGGAAAAGGCTGTCGCATTAAAAGGGAATTAA
- a CDS encoding aspartyl-phosphate phosphatase Spo0E family protein, with protein sequence MIVHEQKEELITKINAKREEMISAATSKSFTSSEVVKYSQELDELLNQFQMLEWGEDRTSTPFSKLVTRVAKWGFASESQQAAAEH encoded by the coding sequence GTGATTGTACATGAACAAAAAGAAGAATTGATCACTAAAATTAATGCGAAAAGAGAGGAAATGATTTCAGCTGCCACATCTAAAAGCTTTACGAGCAGCGAAGTCGTTAAGTACAGCCAGGAATTGGACGAGCTGTTGAATCAATTTCAGATGCTTGAATGGGGGGAGGACCGGACGTCCACACCCTTTTCAAAACTGGTCACCCGAGTGGCCAAATGGGGATTTGCATCAGAGTCGCAGCAGGCTGCTGCAGAGCATTAA
- a CDS encoding ZIP family metal transporter, producing MDDVFTGSILSALSTGLGAVPILFLKNTLTHKWRDILLAFSAGIMMTASMFSLIPEALKIGGMLQVVAGLFLGVMVLTILEKQIPHIDLEHSRSGIQFDEKAMLIIAAITLHNLPEGLSVGVSYAADASETGNLIAFAIGFQNAPEGFLVALFLISQNIGRMKAFLIATATGAVEIVTSLLGYYLTAYVNTLVPYGLSFAAGAMLFIIYKELIPESHGDGNERTATYAFITGIVIMLMLIEAF from the coding sequence ATGGACGACGTTTTTACCGGAAGTATTCTATCCGCCCTATCAACTGGATTGGGCGCTGTACCTATCTTATTTTTAAAAAATACACTCACTCATAAATGGCGCGATATCCTGCTGGCTTTCTCAGCTGGCATCATGATGACCGCCTCCATGTTCAGCCTCATTCCTGAAGCATTAAAAATTGGAGGAATGCTTCAAGTCGTGGCGGGATTATTTTTAGGAGTAATGGTTCTTACCATATTGGAGAAACAGATTCCCCATATTGATCTTGAGCATTCGAGAAGCGGAATACAATTTGATGAGAAAGCAATGCTGATCATTGCAGCTATTACTCTTCACAATCTTCCTGAAGGATTATCCGTAGGTGTAAGCTATGCGGCTGATGCAAGCGAAACGGGGAATTTGATTGCTTTCGCAATAGGCTTTCAAAACGCCCCGGAAGGATTTTTAGTCGCCTTATTTTTAATCAGCCAAAATATCGGAAGAATGAAAGCATTCTTAATTGCAACTGCTACCGGAGCCGTTGAAATTGTAACATCACTGCTAGGGTATTATTTGACTGCTTATGTAAATACGCTCGTCCCATACGGACTTTCTTTTGCGGCTGGAGCTATGCTGTTCATTATTTATAAAGAGCTTATTCCTGAAAGTCACGGCGACGGAAATGAACGCACAGCAACCTATGCCTTTATTACAGGGATAGTGATTATGCTAATGCTTATTGAGGCCTTCTAA
- a CDS encoding aldo/keto reductase family protein: MNYRRLGRSGLKVSEISLGSWLTFGQTIDEKSAELIIHSAYEAGINFFDCANVYAKGMAEQVMGKALKSFERESYVVTTKAFWPVGDGPNDRGLSRKHIMEQVHSSLKRMNLDYIDIFYCHRYDTETPLEETLRAIDDLIRQGKILYAGVSEWSAAQLQEAVHVADRYLLERIVVNQPQYNMFHRDIEEEIMPISEKNGISQVVWSPLAQGVLTGKYMEGKIPKGSRASNEEVNTWVKEILNDIMNRKVSMLSELASSLDISLAQLALAWTLRNPNVASTLVGASTPEQIEENAKASEVILTYEVLNEIESILAI; this comes from the coding sequence ATGAATTATAGAAGGTTAGGGAGATCAGGATTGAAGGTGTCGGAAATCAGTCTTGGGAGCTGGCTTACATTCGGGCAGACGATCGACGAAAAGTCGGCGGAATTGATTATACATAGTGCATATGAAGCGGGCATTAACTTTTTTGATTGTGCTAATGTATACGCAAAAGGAATGGCTGAACAGGTTATGGGGAAGGCACTGAAATCGTTTGAAAGAGAATCCTATGTTGTAACTACAAAGGCATTTTGGCCGGTAGGGGATGGTCCGAATGACAGAGGTCTATCCAGAAAGCATATTATGGAGCAAGTCCATTCTTCCTTGAAAAGAATGAACTTGGATTATATAGATATCTTTTATTGCCATCGGTATGATACGGAAACTCCCCTCGAAGAAACACTTAGAGCCATTGATGATTTAATCAGACAGGGGAAAATCCTTTATGCAGGAGTAAGTGAATGGTCAGCTGCACAGCTTCAGGAAGCGGTTCATGTAGCAGACCGTTATCTGCTCGAGAGAATCGTTGTTAACCAGCCGCAATACAATATGTTTCACCGTGATATAGAAGAAGAAATTATGCCAATCAGCGAAAAAAATGGAATTTCCCAAGTTGTTTGGTCGCCTCTTGCTCAAGGGGTACTGACAGGGAAGTACATGGAAGGCAAAATTCCTAAGGGAAGCCGTGCATCCAACGAAGAGGTTAACACGTGGGTTAAGGAAATTTTAAATGATATTATGAATCGGAAGGTGTCTATGCTTTCTGAGCTGGCTTCCAGTCTAGATATTAGTCTGGCACAGCTGGCACTTGCCTGGACCTTAAGAAACCCCAATGTTGCAAGTACGCTTGTCGGAGCTTCTACTCCAGAGCAAATTGAAGAGAATGCAAAAGCTTCTGAGGTCATTCTCACTTATGAAGTCCTAAATGAAATTGAAAGCATTCTTGCTATATAA